A part of Amphiprion ocellaris isolate individual 3 ecotype Okinawa chromosome 16, ASM2253959v1, whole genome shotgun sequence genomic DNA contains:
- the c1d gene encoding nuclear nucleic acid-binding protein C1D, translated as MAAKISEDYPQEIDEQLTGFDSSVTEVKTMLEKLMAMNRNDLQQKLDPLDQAKLDLMSAYSLNSLFWMYLVTQGVNPREHGIKQELERIRTYMNRVKEITDKKKAARLDKGAAARFVRNALYDAEDKDSRKKVASKKAADATAESPQPKRPKQN; from the exons ATGGCAGCTAAAATCAGCGAGGACTATCCACAGGAGATAGATGAGCAGCTCACAGGCTTCGACTCCTCAGTTACTGAAGTCAAAACCATGTTGGAGAAGCTGATGGCGATGAACAGAAACGACCTGCAGCAGAAG TTGGATCCTTTAGATCAAGCCAAACTGGATCTGATGTCTGCCTACAGTCTGAACTCATTATTCTGGa TGTACTTGGTAACACAAGGAGTAAATCCCAGAGAACACGGAATCAAACAGGAATTA GAGCGAATCAGGACTTACATGAACAGAGTGAAGGAGATCACTGACAAGAAGAAAGCTGCCCGTCTGGATAAGGGAGCCGCTGCTCGCTTTGTCAGAAACGCTCTTTATGATGCGGAAGACAAAGATTCTAGGAAAAAAGTAGCATCTAAGAAGGCAGCGGACGCAACAGCTGAGTCCCCACAGCCAAAGCGTCCGAAGCAGAACTGA